The window CAACCCATATTCTCTTCTCGCATGTCCActattataaattattatatgAATACCTAGAAAATATTTTGTGAATGGTGCGTATAAATAGAATATCATAACATTAGAAAGTATCGGGATTTTCATATTTTTCCGCTAATAAGTTGAATGGGGGTTgagttttgaaaatgaaattagaaaaagttgaagaagaaaaatgagctGCAAGGACCTCTCGTGTCGATCATGCATTGCAAGAGGCCTACACTAGGTCAAGCGAACGTGCAACACAATCTTACCTATTGCACAAAGATCGTGCAAGAGTGACCGGGAAGGCCACCAGACCTCGAGGTGATCTCAAGTCGTGCGAAAGTCTAGGCCTTTGCTCATTTGAAAAAATGACAAGGCATTCTATCGGGTCCCATCGCGAGGCCAATACACAAAAGGGACCTAAAAGAGACTTTAGTTTACGAAATGACCGCATGTCATGAGGAAGCCTAAATGACCTCATGCCATGAGGAAGCCTGGAATGACTAGGCCAAGGAAGCGCACAATAGCCTTGGGCcgtagagccctaatgttgtatGTGGACAAAtagaaagaacaagaaaaaaataaaaagaatcctAAGTATTTGAAGGTTTGTTTAAGTTATTCTAATCAAAATCCTTTGTTGGTTTTCAAGAAAATCACTAAGAACCCTAAAGTGTAGAGATCTGAGATCATGAACTTCAAAGGTAAAATCTCTTATTTAACATgataatttgttatttttatgatATAGAAAGAGCATTTTTTGTGGTTGTTAGGTGTTGGTTGTTGAATTGATAAAGACTTTAATGTTGCGTATTAATTGTagttgatgaaaatgatgagtttgATATAAATGTGATTGTTAGATAATTATAAATGATTAGTAATAGCGTTTATGAGCAAATGAATATGTTGGAATGGAATAGATAAGCCAAGGCTTCACCCTAGGTATTGAATTGTtaaatattgacttatgtatgtTATCAAGTCTTAATATAAGTAAATTAAAGCTTGTAGTTGGAATATTAGTTCGCTTTATCCGGTCAAGAAATTGAAAAGTGACAGAGCCACATTGAAGCAGTGGGGGTTCATATGGTCTTGAAATAGAAGTTTGATATAACTGATTTTTATAAAAGTTGAATCCTCTCAATGAAATTGAATCCTATTAGTGGAATCTCTAACTCTGCCACTGATTCCGAGAATCCTTCAGGAAAAATGCCTAGCCGATCCTAGCCCGTTAAAGTCTAAAGCCCGCAAAAGTTATATTTAGAATCTCCTAACCCATTTTGACACCTGTAAAACACAATTCTAATAGGTTTTAGTGTCTTTGGAAAACCCTAATATACAAATCattcccccacccccacccccacccccacccccaccccatcCCTCTATCTCTACTTTTTAGTGCACACATCTTAGATCTACGGCTACCACAAATCTAAGTGTTACAACAAAAGGCTTtgtagaaaataaaaaagagggtTAGAAACCAAAGGgccaagaaaagaaaacaagtcAAAAGAAGAGGTCACCCCCCTCAACTTCCAATTAGACATTTTACTGGTACGTCTCTCTGTATTTTCCCCCAATATCCCCAAATATTATTATCCAATACAATTTTTGTACAGAAGGGTCTCTACTCTTCATATTcaagaattagaaaaaaaaatccacCCCACGCTTGACCCCCACCCCCTCCCCCACCTCCCAATCCCGCTCTCCTTGTGAAATTTAGTCTTGGGGTCCCAAAATTTGGCTACTCTTTTTTTGGGTCATAAATATCTTCCCGCCTAAAGCAAAAACCAATCGACACCCATGTACACCACCTGCTTCCATTTCTTTCAATGGTAACACCTTTTAAACCTCAATTACTTGTatgatttttatgttttttttaaaaaaagaacatTTTTATAGGTTTTGGACTTTACAAAATGGCAGGGTGGTCGAAGAGAGTTGATGGGTCAGGTCTAGAAAGTTACAGGGAACCTGAAATTGTTACAATACTTGATAAGCAGCTTCTTGTTAATACTGAAGATTTTAAGACTAAACTGTTAAAAGAGGTTAATGGGTGTTTGTGTTTTAGGCCATTTCCTCCAATGCTTGGTGATGGGAAGACAGTTGATTTGTGGAAGCTGTACTTAGTTGTGAGGGAGAAAGGTGGGTACGATAGGGTTTGTAATAGTCGGTCTTGGGGTGTTGTAGCTAAAGAGTGTGGTTTTGATTCGACTTCCGGTTTGGCTTTGAAGTTGGTATATGTTAAGTATTTAGCTGCATTGGACAGAGCAATGCTGAGTCTTGAGCAACCTGATAATAATGAAAAGAGTGAGGTTAGGAAGAGTGGTGCCTCGGGTTTTAGTGGCGTTCGGATGGACCTTGAGCTGGATTTGAAGGAGGTTTTGATGAAAATTTCtgatgaaaagaagaaagataagGTGTATGCAAATATTGACTTGAGCAATGGTGTTGAGGTTCAGGATTTTGTTGGTTTGGTTAGATGTTCTGAGAATTTCGTTGGAAAGCAAAGTTTGGACCACAATGATTGTGATGTAAAGGGCATGGATGAAAGAATGAGTGTTGTCTATGATGAAGAAGACTCGAAGTTTGTGAAAAGAAATGGAGACATTCAACGTGATACAGATGACATCGGGCTAACAAAGTCTAGTGAGGATGAGGAAGATGGCATTACTAGGAAGAGGAAGTATAGTGATGAAAAGATGAGCGTCTATTATGATGATGAACAATTGAATTTTGTGAATGAAAACGGAGATGTTCAGTGTGGCGGAGATGATATTGGGCTGAGAAAGTCTAGTGGGGATGAGGAAGATGGCAGTACTAGGAAGAGGAAGCGAGAGTCTAACTTGGGCATGCTCAAGTGGGTTACTGAACTTGCAAAGGATCCTTGTGATCCTGCCATTGGACATCTGCCGGAAAGATCTAAGTGGAAGTCTTATGGGAATGACGTTGTTTGGAAGAAGGTTCTTTTGTTAAGAAAGGAAATGGTTTTGGAAAGGAATGTGGATACAAGTACTCAGTACTCCATATGGCAGGTACTTCATTTCTCCTGTATATTGAAATTCCAACTTGCttatgaagtaaacttttttgcTATCaacagtttttttattttttatttactaGATAAACCTATTTCATTTCTGTAGCTCCGGTGGAATGTCAACTGCATTTTTATTAGTTAATGGCTTAATGTTGTAGTCTACAGGGGGCATATCTGCTTGATCTGCATGCACCATATAACTTATTTTCATCCATACTGTAGCATTTTGCTCAGTATTTCTGCTAAATTATCAGAAGACGTTTTCAAATGCTTTCTTTTGGGGTATGCAGTGGTTCAAGAACATTGTTAGGTCTGAGTAAGGATTTCTAGATTTTCAAGGAAGATGGATATAGAAGGGTAGAGGACAGCGATAAACCCATGACTCTTAAATTCATCTTTAACTGGTGATGCAAGGACTACTTTAGCTTGTTCTAGACAAATTTAACTTTACAGGTGCAATGCATTATTTTATCAGATATTATTTTAGAGGTCTAATAATAGCTTGGAGACAGAAGGTACTATTTACACAAATTAAGGTTCATATGAACTCCTTTTATGAATATTCCCCTTTGACTTTCATAGTCAATTTGGCCTTTCATAAATGCTGTTATGAGAAATTGTGGTTTCATATGATTAAATGGCAAAATAGCAAAGTATGACTTACTATTCTGTCTTTACCAAGTCACTTGTACATGTCTGATAAGAAGAGTTGAAGGTGTAAACTGTTCagtatttgttgagaaacatgtGTAATATTTTCACTTTTGTGTTGTAGAATAGTAGAATAGATGATAAAGTTTTGTTAAGAAGAGAAAACTGGGATGGTGAACTTTTTGTGTTATTTAAAATGTAGTGATACTTCTCATTGTAAATGGACAAAGTTGTGATACAGCTCAAAAAGGAAAGTATGACAAGTATTTCAGTACAGGAGTATATTATAGATTAATGGATGATTTATAATTTCCAAATGCGCATGTATTTATGTTTGTGTCTGCTCAATTACTAATAGGGGAAAATAGTAAATGTTTTAGGATGAGGATTGTGTATTTCTATGGTGGAAAAGACTATTTGAAGCATTTGAAAAACTCACGTTTAGTTTGTATCCAATTTGTCATGTTGAGATTATGAGGAATAAGaaattttgaaagtttttgaaattaattttataagTTTATTTGTTCTTATGTCCCGTTCACCTTTCCTTTTTCTGGGAGGCGTTGGGAAGAGGGAGATAGATGTTGATAATTCTTGATCTTCTGTTCTCTTCAGTAATGGCATTGACTTTTTGCTTATGTTTGCTGCTTTAAGTGTAAGATTTAGTAATATCAAGGAGAGATTTCTTGGAATATTCTACAACTTGAACAGATTCAAGAAATTTTAAATACTTGGATGCTGACTTGAAAAGTTATAATAATCCTGGTGGCTGCAAAAATCGGCATTTTAGTAGAAGTACCTTAACTCTAGTAAAGGAGACACAGTTAATGAAATACCAGTTGTATGTATTTTCCTGTCACATTCACTCTCTAACCCATCTACTTATCACCAAAAAAACACTCTCCTTATAAGAAAACATTCTCATACAATTTTCAAAGATCCATGGTGTCTAAATATATTTGACTAGGTATGAGATCATGGAGTTTGTGCAGGCATTTCTTTTTGGTAATTATACTCAAAAGAGCATTGGTGCAAATTTGTATAGATTGGcatcataacatcattaaaattgAGTTTATTAAATG of the Nicotiana tabacum cultivar K326 chromosome 7, ASM71507v2, whole genome shotgun sequence genome contains:
- the LOC107794744 gene encoding AT-rich interactive domain-containing protein 1-like isoform X1 codes for the protein MAGWSKRVDGSGLESYREPEIVTILDKQLLVNTEDFKTKLLKEVNGCLCFRPFPPMLGDGKTVDLWKLYLVVREKGGYDRVCNSRSWGVVAKECGFDSTSGLALKLVYVKYLAALDRAMLSLEQPDNNEKSEVRKSGASGFSGVRMDLELDLKEVLMKISDEKKKDKVYANIDLSNGVEVQDFVGLVRCSENFVGKQSLDHNDCDVKGMDERMSVVYDEEDSKFVKRNGDIQRDTDDIGLTKSSEDEEDGITRKRKYSDEKMSVYYDDEQLNFVNENGDVQCGGDDIGLRKSSGDEEDGSTRKRKRESNLGMLKWVTELAKDPCDPAIGHLPERSKWKSYGNDVVWKKVLLLRKEMVLERNVDTSTQYSIWQHKQKMHPSMYDDNSGSERVRCSQRVVSAKDSSKKTQLLSTTSLSASHINETLIDGPTDSSAESGVWWNRRRKKLVSIGSEFQADIPEWKNDIYESDSKWLGTRIWPLDKNEQNRMLLIERDPAGKGRQDTCGCEYPGSFDCIRFHLFEKTRKVKYELGSAFYHWKFACIGEKVALSWTGEDQQKFHDIVKLSPLSEDESFSFWPELFKVFPHKSRESLVSYYFNVFLLRRRGQQNRMNASDIDSDDDESGCGPRSICFGRDKFSILCSPKKAHLDPK
- the LOC107794744 gene encoding AT-rich interactive domain-containing protein 1-like isoform X3 — translated: MLGDGKTVDLWKLYLVVREKGGYDRVCNSRSWGVVAKECGFDSTSGLALKLVYVKYLAALDRAMLSLEQPDNNEKSEVRKSGASGFSGVRMDLELDLKEVLMKISDEKKKDKVYANIDLSNGVEVQDFVGLVRCSENFVGKQSLDHNDCDVKGMDERMSVVYDEEDSKFVKRNGDIQRDTDDIGLTKSSEDEEDGITRKRKYSDEKMSVYYDDEQLNFVNENGDVQCGGDDIGLRKSSGDEEDGSTRKRKRESNLGMLKWVTELAKDPCDPAIGHLPERSKWKSYGNDVVWKKVLLLRKEMVLERNVDTSTQYSIWQHKQKMHPSMYDDNSGSERVRCSQRVVSAKDSSKKTQLLSTTSLSASHINETLIDGPTDSSAESGVWWNRRRKKLVSIGSEFQADIPEWKNDIYESDSKWLGTRIWPLDKNEQNRMLLIERDPAGKGRQDTCGCEYPGSFDCIRFHLFEKTRKVKYELGSAFYHWKFACIGEKVALSWTGEDQQKFHDIVKLSPLSEDESFSFWPELFKVFPHKSRESLVSYYFNVFLLRRRGQQNRMNASDIDSDDDESGCGPRSICFGRDKFSILCSPKKAHLDPK
- the LOC107794744 gene encoding AT-rich interactive domain-containing protein 1-like isoform X2, with product MAGWSKRVDGSGLESYREPEIVTILDKQLLVNTEDFKTKLLKEVNGCLCFRPFPPMLGDGKTVDLWKLYLVVREKGGYDRVCNSRSWGVVAKECGFDSTSGLALKLVYVKYLAALDRAMLSLEQPDNNEKSEVRKSGASGFSGVRMDLELDLKEVLMKISDEKKKDKVYANIDLSNGVEVQDFVGLVRCSENFVGKQSLDHNDCDVKGMDERMSVVYDEEDSKFVKRNGDIQRDTDDIGLTKSSEDEEDGITRKRKYSDEKMSVYYDDEQLNFVNENGDVQCGGDDIGLRKSSGDEEDGSTRKRKRESNLGMLKWVTELAKDPCDPAIGHLPERSKWKSYGNDVVWKKVLLLRKEMVLERNVDTSTQYSIWQKMHPSMYDDNSGSERVRCSQRVVSAKDSSKKTQLLSTTSLSASHINETLIDGPTDSSAESGVWWNRRRKKLVSIGSEFQADIPEWKNDIYESDSKWLGTRIWPLDKNEQNRMLLIERDPAGKGRQDTCGCEYPGSFDCIRFHLFEKTRKVKYELGSAFYHWKFACIGEKVALSWTGEDQQKFHDIVKLSPLSEDESFSFWPELFKVFPHKSRESLVSYYFNVFLLRRRGQQNRMNASDIDSDDDESGCGPRSICFGRDKFSILCSPKKAHLDPK